In Devosia sp. XK-2, one DNA window encodes the following:
- a CDS encoding UDP-glucuronic acid decarboxylase family protein, with amino-acid sequence MSRHHKATGPVRQTRTGHGTAIPKSICVTGGAGFLGSHLCTRLIQAGHRVTCLDNFHTGRPANVAPLARSNRFELVEHDVIDPIPDHLPAFDEIYNLACPASPVHYQSDPVRTALICAEGAANVLHRAERDGARVMHASTSEVYGDPEIHPQREDYCGNVNTVGPRSCYDEGKRFAETLFTDFARQNGIVVKIVRIFNTYGPRMQPDDGRVVSNFILQALRGEDITVYGEGLQTRSFCYVDDLIEGFVRLMASGPEVNGPVNIGNPAEITVGELARIVIEMTGSRSRIVHRPLPVDDPRRRRPDITRATTLLGWAPRMPLAEGLEKTIRYFAGLDAAIAVPSGHPPAFATVARGEPLASI; translated from the coding sequence ATGAGCCGGCATCATAAAGCGACCGGGCCGGTGCGTCAGACGCGCACCGGCCACGGGACAGCTATACCCAAATCCATCTGCGTCACCGGCGGCGCCGGCTTTCTCGGATCGCATCTGTGCACCCGCCTGATCCAGGCTGGCCACCGGGTGACTTGTCTGGACAATTTTCACACCGGGCGCCCCGCCAATGTGGCGCCCCTGGCGCGCAGCAACCGGTTCGAGCTGGTCGAACATGATGTGATCGATCCCATTCCCGATCACCTGCCCGCCTTTGACGAGATATACAATCTGGCCTGTCCCGCCTCTCCGGTACATTACCAGAGCGATCCGGTACGCACGGCGCTGATCTGCGCGGAAGGGGCAGCCAATGTGCTGCATCGCGCCGAAAGGGACGGGGCGCGTGTCATGCATGCCTCGACCTCCGAGGTCTATGGCGACCCGGAGATCCACCCCCAGCGCGAGGATTATTGCGGCAATGTCAACACGGTGGGGCCGCGCTCCTGCTATGACGAAGGCAAACGCTTTGCCGAAACCCTGTTCACCGACTTCGCCCGCCAGAACGGGATCGTGGTCAAGATCGTGCGCATCTTCAACACCTATGGCCCGCGCATGCAGCCCGATGACGGGCGGGTGGTGTCCAATTTCATCCTCCAGGCGCTGCGCGGCGAAGATATCACCGTCTATGGCGAGGGCCTGCAGACACGGTCCTTCTGTTATGTCGATGATCTCATCGAAGGCTTTGTGCGCCTCATGGCGTCTGGCCCGGAAGTCAATGGGCCGGTCAATATCGGCAATCCAGCCGAAATCACGGTGGGTGAACTGGCCCGGATCGTCATCGAGATGACCGGCTCGCGCTCCCGGATCGTGCATCGCCCCCTGCCCGTGGACGATCCGCGCCGGCGGCGTCCCGACATTACCCGCGCCACCACTCTGCTCGGCTGGGCGCCGCGCATGCCGCTGGCAGAGGGGCTGGAGAAAACCATCCGCTATTTCGCCGGCCTGGACGCAGCCATCGCGGTCCCCAGCGGTCATCCGCCGGCCTTTGCGACGGTCGCTCGCGGCGAGCCTCTAGCCTCGATCTAG